One window of the Fusobacterium animalis 7_1 genome contains the following:
- a CDS encoding ABC transporter permease, protein MTKKLIFINIFLVIILLIFSSKLNADINLDSVFLGFSKENFFGTDDLGRDVFSLIIIGGFRTLEVVAIATSLSFFVGSFLGMIAGYFEGNIGTIIKSTVDLMMVVPTLIVALIITSIFGITPVTAGISLGIFGIGNYMNQSEALTKAEKNKDYILASKLLGVPWYVVLFRRIFVNILARLLVNLGNTASGVILQYSALTFIGLGSDYTKPDWGAMLYQYRIYLVRKPSLIIIPTLCILWVSLSFNLIFDKREN, encoded by the coding sequence ATGACTAAGAAATTGATATTTATTAATATATTTTTAGTAATTATACTGTTAATTTTTTCCTCAAAATTAAATGCAGATATAAATTTAGATTCGGTATTTTTAGGTTTTTCAAAAGAGAATTTCTTTGGAACAGATGATTTAGGAAGAGATGTTTTTTCTTTAATAATTATTGGAGGATTTAGAACATTAGAAGTTGTTGCTATTGCAACAAGTCTTTCTTTTTTTGTTGGAAGTTTTTTAGGAATGATAGCAGGGTATTTTGAGGGAAATATTGGAACAATTATAAAGTCAACGGTTGATTTAATGATGGTTGTGCCAACTTTAATAGTAGCGTTAATAATAACTTCAATTTTTGGGATTACACCTGTTACTGCTGGAATCTCACTTGGAATATTTGGTATAGGAAATTATATGAATCAATCAGAGGCTTTAACAAAAGCAGAAAAAAATAAAGATTATATATTAGCATCTAAATTATTGGGTGTTCCTTGGTATGTTGTATTATTTAGAAGAATTTTTGTAAATATATTAGCTAGATTACTTGTAAATTTAGGAAATACAGCAAGTGGAGTTATATTACAATATTCAGCTTTAACATTTATAGGCTTAGGTTCTGATTATACAAAGCCAGATTGGGGAGCTATGTTATATCAGTATAGAATATATTTAGTGAGAAAACCATCTTTAATTATAATTCCAACATTATGTATTTTATGGGTATCATTGTCTTTTAATTTAATTTTTGACAAAAGGGAGAATTAA
- a CDS encoding ABC transporter permease — protein MKYILKWLGIMFILSVITFLIVRFIPVSPVDMLLQHYNLPLTEENRKLLTSYYKLDQSLFKQYIVWIKDFLKGNWGISFITKLPVKEEMLRRLPYSLIIGLGSLFLSIILSFFLGYLAAIKEKGFFNKITRTISILTLSIPSFIIAIFIIYYFGVKTQLIKFFIGGKFYGILFSIMILVLYQVGNLSRIVRDLFVEMKEETFVKFYLIRGFNINYVLLRHCYKPALYSLFSASISKFSSVVGGSAVVEFSFAIPGISYFLISSIVNRDYNVIQAYIFLICIYMFFVHLIFDFLLSFLREKGNK, from the coding sequence ATGAAATACATTCTAAAATGGTTAGGAATTATGTTTATTTTAAGTGTAATAACATTTTTAATAGTTAGATTTATTCCAGTTAGTCCAGTTGATATGTTATTGCAACACTATAATCTTCCATTGACAGAAGAAAATAGAAAGTTATTAACTTCATATTACAAATTAGACCAAAGTCTTTTTAAACAGTATATAGTCTGGATAAAAGATTTCTTAAAAGGAAACTGGGGAATTTCTTTTATAACAAAATTACCAGTTAAAGAGGAAATGTTAAGAAGATTGCCTTATTCTTTAATTATTGGGCTAGGCTCTTTATTTCTATCAATAATACTTTCATTTTTCCTTGGATATTTAGCAGCTATAAAGGAAAAAGGATTTTTTAATAAAATAACAAGAACTATATCAATTTTGACACTTAGTATACCATCTTTTATAATAGCAATCTTTATTATCTATTATTTTGGTGTTAAAACACAACTAATAAAATTTTTTATTGGTGGGAAATTCTATGGTATATTATTTTCAATAATGATATTAGTTTTATATCAAGTTGGAAATTTAAGTAGAATTGTTAGAGATTTATTTGTTGAAATGAAAGAAGAAACTTTTGTTAAATTTTATTTAATTAGAGGTTTTAATATAAATTATGTTTTATTAAGGCACTGTTATAAACCAGCACTTTATTCTTTATTTTCAGCAAGTATTTCAAAATTTTCATCAGTTGTAGGTGGAAGTGCTGTTGTAGAATTTAGTTTCGCAATTCCTGGGATAAGTTATTTTCTAATAAGTAGTATAGTGAACAGAGATTATAATGTGATTCAAGCCTATATATTTTTAATTTGTATTTATATGTTTTTTGTTCATTTAATATTTGATTTTTTATTAAGTTTTTTAAGAGAGAAGGGGAATAAATGA
- a CDS encoding ABC transporter substrate-binding protein: protein MKKIIRFLICSLLLVIFFVACGEKKEEKVVTEDKPIVIGQTFVVGAIEPTVGGTPWSLTTHGLSETVFSVDRNGNLVSRYVEDVERTDKLNWVLKLKKGVKFSDGTEVNAEALAWAMNTVMEENPLSNATAGKVKFEKVDDYTVNVTVERETQNLKSLLAEWTNIIFKKSDNGYIFTGPYVIKNLEPEVSLTLEPNQYYENSEKRGEVIIKAISDMASMKLAFESGELDMAFGITPEIASELKDEGKIVETIDAGYQYFGVLNTATGIMSDKSVREAINLGLDREDYIKALKGGRVANGLFAQYFSFAGDVKLEYNLDKANSILEEDGWKLNKDGLREKDGKILSINILTYNSRPDLKIIMQVMLSQLKKMGIEAKTSIVDNIDVEAKKKEFDLILYAQHTAPTGEPTYFLNQFFRTDGSKNMMSYSSKEVDGLLDKMGTLPFGDELIKTAKQIQEIIYKDLPVLYLVDPEWNVALSERLKDYKPYCGDYYIVNSELYK from the coding sequence ATGAAAAAAATAATAAGATTTTTGATATGCTCATTGTTATTAGTTATATTTTTTGTAGCTTGTGGAGAAAAAAAAGAAGAAAAAGTTGTAACAGAGGATAAACCAATAGTGATAGGACAAACTTTTGTAGTTGGAGCAATAGAGCCAACAGTTGGAGGGACACCTTGGTCTTTAACAACACATGGACTAAGTGAAACAGTATTTTCAGTTGATAGAAATGGAAATTTAGTTTCAAGATATGTAGAAGATGTTGAAAGAACTGATAAATTAAATTGGGTATTAAAATTAAAAAAAGGTGTAAAATTTTCTGATGGAACTGAGGTTAATGCAGAAGCACTAGCTTGGGCAATGAATACAGTTATGGAAGAAAATCCTTTATCTAATGCAACAGCAGGAAAGGTAAAGTTTGAAAAAGTAGATGATTATACTGTGAATGTTACAGTTGAAAGAGAAACACAAAATTTAAAATCTCTTTTGGCAGAATGGACAAATATAATATTTAAAAAGAGTGATAATGGATATATTTTTACAGGACCCTATGTAATAAAAAATTTAGAGCCTGAAGTTTCTTTAACTTTGGAACCAAATCAATATTATGAAAATTCTGAAAAAAGAGGAGAAGTAATAATAAAAGCTATAAGTGATATGGCTTCTATGAAATTGGCATTTGAATCAGGAGAATTGGATATGGCTTTTGGTATAACTCCTGAAATAGCTAGTGAATTAAAAGATGAAGGTAAAATTGTTGAAACAATAGATGCAGGATATCAATATTTTGGTGTTCTTAATACAGCAACTGGAATTATGTCTGATAAATCAGTTAGAGAAGCAATAAATTTAGGATTGGATAGAGAAGATTATATAAAAGCATTAAAAGGTGGAAGAGTTGCTAATGGACTTTTTGCACAATATTTTTCTTTTGCAGGAGATGTAAAACTTGAATATAATTTAGACAAGGCTAATAGTATCTTAGAAGAAGATGGTTGGAAACTAAATAAAGATGGTTTAAGAGAAAAAGATGGGAAAATTTTGTCAATAAATATACTTACATACAATAGTAGACCTGATTTAAAGATAATAATGCAAGTTATGTTATCACAATTAAAGAAGATGGGCATAGAAGCAAAAACATCAATTGTAGATAATATAGATGTAGAAGCTAAGAAAAAAGAATTTGATTTAATTTTGTATGCTCAACATACAGCACCAACAGGAGAACCTACATATTTCTTAAATCAATTTTTTAGAACTGATGGTTCAAAAAATATGATGTCTTATTCATCAAAAGAAGTAGATGGATTATTAGATAAGATGGGAACTCTTCCTTTTGGTGATGAACTTATAAAGACAGCTAAACAAATTCAAGAAATTATTTATAAAGACTTACCTGTACTATATCTAGTTGACCCTGAATGGAATGTAGCTTTATCTGAAAGATTAAAAGACTACAAACCTTATTGTGGAGATTATTATATAGTAAATTCAGAATTATATAAATAG
- a CDS encoding MATE family efflux transporter, whose protein sequence is MDISLKNNDLTEGKIWKVMLNFVLPIFLGTLFQSLYTTIDAIIIGRFAGKDAFAAIESVLSFQRLPVSFFVGLSSGATIIISQYFGAKKKEEVSKASHTAILFAIVGGLLLSVLSCILSPFFIKLIKVPNEIFYQAQIYTIICFSGIVFSMVYNIGSGILRALGDSKTPFYILILSNILNIILDLILVIAFKLGVIGVGFATLISQIISAILIFIILLRTKLDCKIYINRIRFYKKYLKEIFRLGLPIGIQSIIYPIANTTIQSNINIFGVSSIAAWAVCGKLDFLIWAVSEAFSIAISTFVAQNYGAKKHQRARIGIVVALFMAMIAIFIISFILYIWNKPLAHFLINDKNIVELTSQIIHLLAPLYFIYVIGDVLSGAIRGIGDTFNPMIINIFGICIIRLLWIFFIVPLNPTFFMVLYSFIVSWIITTIMYITYIIYKRKNF, encoded by the coding sequence ATGGATATTTCTTTAAAAAATAATGATCTAACAGAAGGAAAAATATGGAAAGTGATGTTAAATTTTGTGTTACCTATATTTTTAGGCACTCTATTTCAATCACTTTATACCACAATAGATGCTATTATAATTGGGAGATTTGCAGGAAAAGATGCTTTTGCAGCAATAGAGTCTGTATTAAGTTTTCAAAGACTTCCAGTTAGTTTTTTTGTTGGACTTTCATCAGGAGCAACAATAATTATTTCACAGTATTTTGGAGCAAAGAAAAAAGAAGAAGTATCAAAAGCTAGTCATACAGCAATATTATTTGCAATAGTTGGGGGATTACTGTTATCTGTATTAAGTTGTATATTATCTCCATTTTTTATTAAACTAATTAAAGTCCCAAATGAAATTTTTTATCAAGCTCAAATTTATACCATTATCTGTTTCAGTGGGATAGTATTTTCTATGGTATATAATATAGGTTCTGGAATTTTAAGAGCCTTAGGAGATTCAAAGACACCATTCTATATTTTAATATTATCTAATATCTTAAATATAATTTTAGATTTAATTTTAGTTATAGCATTTAAGTTAGGGGTTATTGGAGTTGGATTTGCAACCTTAATATCACAAATAATAAGTGCTATTTTAATTTTTATAATACTACTTAGAACAAAATTAGATTGTAAAATATATATAAATAGAATTCGTTTTTACAAAAAATATTTAAAAGAAATTTTTAGATTAGGTTTACCTATTGGAATCCAATCAATTATATATCCTATCGCTAATACTACTATACAAAGTAATATAAATATATTTGGAGTAAGTAGTATAGCAGCTTGGGCAGTATGTGGGAAATTAGATTTTTTAATATGGGCTGTTTCAGAAGCATTTTCTATTGCTATTTCAACTTTTGTAGCACAAAATTATGGTGCAAAAAAACATCAAAGAGCTAGAATAGGTATAGTGGTTGCTTTATTTATGGCTATGATAGCAATTTTTATAATAAGTTTTATTCTATATATATGGAACAAGCCACTTGCCCATTTTTTAATAAATGATAAAAACATAGTTGAATTAACTTCACAAATTATACATTTGCTGGCTCCATTGTATTTTATATATGTTATAGGAGATGTTTTATCTGGTGCTATAAGAGGAATAGGGGATACTTTTAATCCTATGATAATAAATATTTTTGGAATTTGTATTATCAGACTTCTATGGATATTTTTTATAGTTCCATTAAATCCAACATTCTTTATGGTGTTGTATAGTTTTATTGTTTCTTGGATAATAACTACTATTATGTATATTACATATATAATCTATAAAAGAAAAAATTTTTAA
- a CDS encoding DMT family transporter: MNNQIKGALLVCLAATMWGFDGIALTPRLFSLHVPFVVFILHLLPLILMSIIFGKEEFKNIKKLKRNDLFFFFCVALFGGCLGTLCIVRALFLVNFKHLTAVTLLQKLQPIFAIILARVLLKEKLKKAYLFWGFLALLGGYLLTFEFHLPENVSGDNLLPASLYSILAAFSFGSATVFGKRILKSASFRTALYLRYLLTSCIMFVIVSFTCGFGDFFVATPKNWLIFIIIALTTGSGAILLYYFGLRYITAKVATMCELCFPISSVIFDYLINGNVLSPVQVASAALMILSIIRISKLN, encoded by the coding sequence ATGAATAATCAAATAAAAGGAGCTTTGCTTGTTTGTTTAGCCGCTACAATGTGGGGTTTTGATGGAATAGCCTTAACACCAAGATTATTTAGTTTACATGTTCCATTTGTAGTTTTTATACTTCATCTTTTACCATTAATACTTATGTCAATTATCTTTGGAAAAGAAGAATTTAAAAATATTAAAAAATTAAAAAGAAATGATTTATTTTTCTTTTTTTGTGTAGCTTTATTCGGAGGTTGTCTAGGGACTTTATGCATAGTAAGAGCATTGTTCTTAGTAAATTTTAAACATTTAACTGCTGTTACTTTATTACAAAAATTACAACCTATATTTGCAATAATATTGGCAAGAGTGCTTTTAAAAGAGAAATTAAAAAAAGCATACCTATTTTGGGGATTTTTAGCTTTACTTGGAGGATATCTTTTGACATTTGAATTTCATCTTCCAGAAAATGTTTCAGGTGATAATCTATTACCTGCTTCACTTTATTCAATTTTAGCTGCTTTCTCTTTTGGTTCAGCAACTGTATTTGGAAAAAGAATATTAAAGTCTGCCTCTTTTAGAACAGCACTTTATTTAAGATATCTATTGACAAGTTGTATAATGTTTGTAATTGTGAGTTTCACTTGTGGTTTTGGAGATTTCTTTGTAGCTACTCCAAAAAATTGGTTAATCTTTATAATTATTGCTTTAACAACAGGAAGTGGAGCAATTTTACTTTATTATTTTGGACTTAGGTATATCACAGCAAAAGTTGCTACTATGTGTGAGCTATGTTTCCCTATATCAAGTGTAATTTTTGATTACCTTATAAATGGAAATGTATTAAGTCCAGTTCAAGTTGCAAGTGCAGCTTTAATGATATTGTCAATAATAAGAATTAGTAAATTAAATTAA
- a CDS encoding YadA-like family protein → MKKSNLRLLAFSLFLVLAQNSLANKIENGNGSVASDESVAIGISWLDYYGVVHKNIAGDETKPTENYYATAIGIANKASGKYSSAFGFGNKASGEASSAFGYNNEASGSSSSAFGFGNKASGEDSSAFGYKNKVSGYWSSASGHINEASGKFSSAFGYSNTASGEASSAFGFDNRTSESRASAFGFGNKASGFMSSAFGYNNFAIGGGSSAFGHWNRTKGINSSAFGFTNEASGAYSSAFGSQYKVTGAASGAFGVGKATWIVGTYEYNYDYINEGKNSYMFGNYNKIAAGTQNNFILGNNVSIGSGINNSVALGNGSTVSSSNEVSVGSATLKRKITNVADGEVSATSTDVVTGKQLYNGDGINTNAWKAKLGVGSGGVDLTAYTKRDGSNLTASDISAWKTKLGVGSGGSGIANSATGIGSTGLGADNTVTGDYSTAVGYKNKVTGNHSGAFGDPNVVTGNGSYAFGNDNNIAGDNNFVLGNNVNIGAGIQNSVALGNNSTVSSSNEVSVGSATQQRKITNVADGDVSATSTDAVTGKQLYKVMQNSGTTGIENLRNEVNEKIDDVKNEVNHVGSLSAALAGLHPMQYDPKAPTQVMAALGHYKNKQSVAVGLSYYFNDRFMMSAGVAIGSEKRVKSMANVGFTVKLGKGSGVEYNETPQYVVQNEVKRLTVENNKQAKENQELKAEVNSLNEKVKNLEEKLNMLLKNK, encoded by the coding sequence ATGAAAAAATCTAATTTAAGATTATTGGCATTTAGTTTATTTTTGGTATTAGCACAAAATTCTTTAGCTAATAAGATTGAAAATGGAAATGGAAGTGTAGCTTCAGATGAAAGTGTAGCCATAGGTATTAGTTGGTTAGATTATTATGGAGTTGTGCATAAAAATATAGCTGGAGATGAAACTAAGCCAACTGAAAATTATTATGCAACAGCTATAGGAATAGCTAATAAAGCTAGTGGAAAATATAGTTCTGCTTTTGGATTTGGCAATAAAGCTAGTGGAGAAGCTAGTTCAGCTTTTGGATATAACAATGAAGCTAGTGGAAGTAGTAGTTCTGCTTTTGGATTTGGCAATAAAGCTAGTGGAGAAGACAGTTCTGCTTTTGGATATAAAAATAAAGTTAGTGGATATTGGAGTTCTGCTTCTGGACATATTAATGAAGCTAGTGGAAAATTTAGTTCCGCTTTTGGATATAGTAATACAGCTAGTGGAGAAGCTAGTTCAGCTTTTGGATTTGATAATAGAACTAGCGAAAGTAGGGCTTCTGCTTTTGGATTTGGCAATAAAGCAAGTGGATTTATGAGTTCTGCTTTTGGATATAATAATTTTGCAATTGGTGGAGGTAGTTCTGCTTTTGGACATTGGAATAGAACAAAGGGAATAAATAGCTCTGCTTTTGGATTTACTAATGAAGCCAGTGGAGCTTATAGTTCTGCTTTTGGAAGTCAATATAAAGTTACTGGTGCTGCTTCTGGTGCTTTTGGTGTTGGAAAGGCTACTTGGATTGTTGGAACATACGAATATAATTATGACTATATAAATGAAGGTAAAAATTCATATATGTTTGGTAATTATAATAAAATAGCTGCTGGTACTCAAAATAACTTTATCTTAGGTAATAATGTTTCTATTGGTAGTGGTATTAATAATTCTGTTGCTTTAGGAAATGGCTCTACTGTTTCTTCTTCTAATGAAGTTTCTGTTGGGTCTGCCACACTAAAAAGAAAAATTACTAATGTTGCTGATGGTGAAGTTTCTGCTACTTCTACTGATGTTGTTACAGGTAAGCAATTATACAATGGAGATGGAATTAATACTAATGCTTGGAAAGCTAAACTAGGTGTCGGAAGTGGTGGAGTTGATTTAACTGCTTATACTAAAAGAGATGGAAGTAATTTAACTGCAAGTGATATTTCTGCTTGGAAAACTAAGCTAGGTGTTGGTTCTGGTGGTAGTGGAATAGCTAACTCTGCTACTGGTATTGGAAGTACAGGATTAGGTGCTGATAACACTGTTACTGGCGATTATTCTACTGCTGTTGGTTATAAAAATAAAGTTACTGGTAATCACTCTGGTGCTTTTGGTGATCCTAATGTTGTTACTGGTAATGGTTCTTATGCCTTTGGTAATGATAATAACATAGCTGGAGATAATAACTTTGTTCTTGGTAATAATGTTAATATAGGAGCTGGTATTCAAAACTCAGTAGCATTAGGAAATAATTCAACTGTTTCTTCTTCTAATGAAGTTTCTGTTGGTTCTGCTACACAACAAAGAAAAATAACTAATGTTGCTGATGGAGATGTTTCTGCTACATCTACTGATGCTGTTACTGGTAAACAATTATATAAAGTTATGCAAAATTCAGGTACAACAGGTATAGAAAATTTAAGAAATGAAGTTAATGAAAAGATTGATGATGTTAAAAACGAAGTTAATCACGTTGGTTCATTAAGTGCTGCTCTTGCTGGATTACATCCTATGCAATATGACCCTAAAGCCCCTACACAAGTTATGGCTGCATTAGGACATTATAAAAATAAACAATCAGTTGCTGTTGGATTAAGTTATTATTTCAATGATAGATTTATGATGAGTGCTGGTGTTGCTATTGGTAGTGAAAAAAGAGTAAAAAGTATGGCTAATGTTGGGTTCACTGTAAAACTTGGTAAAGGTAGTGGAGTTGAATACAATGAAACTCCTCAATATGTTGTTCAAAATGAAGTTAAGAGATTAACTGTTGAAAATAATAAACAAGCTAAAGAAAATCAAGAATTAAAAGCAGAAGTTAATTCTTTAAATGAAAAAGTTAAAAACTTGGAAGAAAAGTTAAATATGTTATTAAAAAATAAATAA